Proteins from a single region of Esox lucius isolate fEsoLuc1 chromosome 13, fEsoLuc1.pri, whole genome shotgun sequence:
- the pheta1 gene encoding sesquipedalian-1: MKLNERSVAHYATCDSPPDKTGFLFKKGERNTAYHRRWFILKGNMLFYFEERESREPIGVIVLEGCTVELCESAEEFAFAVKFDCAKARVYKMAAENQAAMESWVKALSRASFDYMRLVVRELERQLEETQMGAGGLPGRPKSSRKAGGLVRSKSGALSSAPTTPSTQVTGGALTQGPAQGRTSEQEEVLLLSSNSKENGVTWSKPPVLVNGCADGPYSGVPWEGNGKGNGGGEGARPPPVPPRRRGASLESPVCPGTGCFAKLHDWYGKEVAELRAEWLQCQNDRPLISQTNC, from the coding sequence ATGAAGCTGAACGAACGCAGTGTGGCTCACTATGCCACGTGCGACTCACCACCCGACAAGACGGGTTTCCTGTTCAAAAAAGGGGAGCGCAACACGGCCTACCACCGCCGTTGGTTCATACTAAAGGGCAACATGCTGTTCTACTTTGAGGAGCGAGAGAGCCGGGAACCCATTGGGGTCATTGTGTTGGAGGGCTGCACCGTGGAGCTCTGCGAGTCGGCCGAGGAGTTCGCCTTTGCCGTAAAGTTCGACTGTGCAAAGGCACGCGTTTACAAGATGGCGGCCGAGAACCAGGCGGCCATGGAGTCGTGGGTGAAGGCTCTGTCGCGGGCTAGCTTCGACTACATGCGCCTGGTGGTTCGGGAGCTGGAGAGGCAGCTGGAGGAAACCCAGATGGGGGCTGGAGGGCTGCCGGGTAGGCCCAAGTCCTCCAGGAAGGCTGGAGGATTGGTACGCTCCAAATCAGGAGCTTTGTCTAGTGCTCCCACCACGCCCTCTACCCAGGTGACAGGTGGAGCCCTCACACAGGGGCCGGCTCAGGGACGCACTTCTGAGCAGGAGGAGGTGCTGCTCCTGTCGAGCAACTCTAAAGAGAACGGGGTGACTTGGAGCAAGCCGCCCGTTCTTGTCAACGGGTGCGCTGACGGCCCCTACTCGGGTGTGCCGTGGGAGGGGAATGGAAAAGGGAACGGAGGAGGCGAGGGGGCCAGGCCCCCACCTGTGCCCCCGCGCAGGCGGGGTGCCTCTCTTGAGAGTCCAGTCTGCCCCGGGACAGGGTGCTTCGCCAAACTTCACGACTGGTACGGAAAAGAAGTGGCTGAACTGAGGGCGGAGTGGCTTCAGTGCCAGAATGACAGACCTCTTATCTCTCAGACCAACTGTTAG